One region of Quercus lobata isolate SW786 chromosome 2, ValleyOak3.0 Primary Assembly, whole genome shotgun sequence genomic DNA includes:
- the LOC115974231 gene encoding uncharacterized protein LOC115974231 isoform X1 — MNTRVRTSLQSMKAPMKQEKEKLDMQRRKQNDAAKATRSQRTSSEERKIALQQDVDKLKKKLRHEENVHRALERAFNRPLGALPRLPPYLPANTLELLAEVAVLEEEVVRLEEQVVHFRQDLYQEAVHISSTKRSVENSADSYAPYPSKNHKSEQGKFSTQNVVDSAASLRRHKPSLSDDGRGKEDQPCTNSTRNQKGSSMHKSQTTKTPVKRPIISHISAEKRLNPQNLQLERRVKDQASLEGETLDERLRLSDNDSPNRISENIVKCLSSILLRLSSTKNRSSAENLPSFSTLSARESSEETNYWDPYGICSEFGKRDIGPYKKLCQIEAGSINLNRTANSMFLFSRLKLLLGKLASVNLESHTHQEKLAFWINIYNSCMMNAFLEYGIPESPEMVVALMQKATINVGEHLLNAITIEHFILRLPYHSKYTFSKGAKNDEKTVRSRFGLELSEPLVTFALSCGSWSSPAVRVYTASQVENELEVAKKEFLQAAIGVSATKFAIPKLLDWYLPDFAKDLESLLDWICLQLPNELAKEAIKCLESGKKEPLSQFVQVMPYEFNFRYLLYT, encoded by the exons ATGAATACCAGAGTCAGAACTTCGCTTCAGTCTATGAAAGCTCCTATGAAACAAGAAAAA GAGAAGCTGGATATGCAGAGGAGAAAGCAAAATGATGCTGCAAAAGCTACCCGGAGTCAACGGACTTCCAGCGAGGAAAGAAAAATTGCTTTGCAGCAAGAT GTTGATAAGCTTAAGAAGAAGCTTAGGCACGAAGAGAATGTTCACAGAGCTTTGGAGAGGGCTTTCAACAGACCTTTGGGAGCTCTACCTCGTCTTCCCCCTTATCTCCCTGCTAAT ACATTGGAGCTTCTGGCTGAGGTGGCTGTCTTAGAAGAGGAAGTGGTTCGGCTTGAAGAACAAGTTGTGCATTTTAGACAGGACCTGTATCAGGAAGCTGTCCACATTTCATCCACAAAAAGAAGTGTAGAGAATTCAGCTGATTCATATGCCCCATACCCCTCTAAGAATCACAAATCGGAGCAAGGCAAGTTCTCAACTCAAAATGTGGTTGATTCCGCTGCCTCCCTACGGAGGCATAAACCGTCTCTTTCTG ATGATGGTCGGGGAAAAGAGGACCAACCATGTACTAATTCAACAAGGAACCAAAAGGGATCCTCAATGCATAAATCTCAAACAACTAAAACTCCAGTTAAGAGACCTATCATAAGCCATATATCAGCAGAGAAGCGGTTAAATCCTCAGAATTTACAA CTAGAACGCAGAGTAAAAGACCAAGCAAGTCTAGAAGGGGAAACTCTTGATGAAAGACTCAGACTGTCAGACAATGACAGCCCAAATAGAATTTCTGAAAATATTGTGAAGTGCTTATCAAGCATTCTCCTAAGATTGAGTTCTACGAAAAATCGAAGTAGTGCAGAAAATTTACCCTCCTTTTCAACTTTATCAGCTCGAGAAAGCAGTGAAGAAACAAATTATTGGGACCCTTATGGTATTTGTTCAGAATTTGGAAAGAGAGACATTGGTCCATACAAGAAATTATGTCAAATTGAAGCTGGGTCAATCAATCTCAACCGAACAGCAAATTCTATGTTTCTATTTAGCAGATTAAA ACTACTTCTTGGGAAACTTGCCTCTGTCAACTTAGAAAGCCATACCCATCAGGAGAAGCTTGCATTCTGGATAAACATTTACAATTCCTGCATGATGAAT GCATTCCTAGAATATGGCATACCAGAAAGTCCTGAGATGGTTGTTGCTTTAATGCAGAAG GCAACAATAAATGTGGGGGAGCACTTGCTAAATGCAATAACTATCGAACATTTCATCCTGAGATTGCCTTACCACTCAAAATAT ACATTTTCAAAGGGAGCAAAAAATGATGAGAAGACAGTGAGAAGCAGATTTGGATTAGAGTTATCTGAACCGTTGGTGACATTTGCGCTATCCTGTGGAAGCTGGTCCTCACCTGCT GTGAGAGTGTATACCGCATCTCAGGTTGAGAACGAACTGGAAGTGGCTAAAAAAGAGTTCTTACAGGCTGCAATTGGAGTTTCAGCTACAAAGTTTGCAATCCCAAAGTTGTTGGATTGGTATTTACCTGACTTTGCAAAGGACTTGGAGTCATTGCTTGATTGGATCTGCCTTCAGTTACCAAATGAACTTGCCAAAGAAGCAATTAAGTGCCTTGAGAGTGGAAAAAAAGAACCTCTTTCACAGTTTGTCCAAGTTATGCCATATGAGTTCAATTTTAGGTACCTGTTATACACATAA
- the LOC115974231 gene encoding uncharacterized protein LOC115974231 isoform X2: MNTRVRTSLQSMKAPMKQEKKLDMQRRKQNDAAKATRSQRTSSEERKIALQQDVDKLKKKLRHEENVHRALERAFNRPLGALPRLPPYLPANTLELLAEVAVLEEEVVRLEEQVVHFRQDLYQEAVHISSTKRSVENSADSYAPYPSKNHKSEQGKFSTQNVVDSAASLRRHKPSLSDDGRGKEDQPCTNSTRNQKGSSMHKSQTTKTPVKRPIISHISAEKRLNPQNLQLERRVKDQASLEGETLDERLRLSDNDSPNRISENIVKCLSSILLRLSSTKNRSSAENLPSFSTLSARESSEETNYWDPYGICSEFGKRDIGPYKKLCQIEAGSINLNRTANSMFLFSRLKLLLGKLASVNLESHTHQEKLAFWINIYNSCMMNAFLEYGIPESPEMVVALMQKATINVGEHLLNAITIEHFILRLPYHSKYTFSKGAKNDEKTVRSRFGLELSEPLVTFALSCGSWSSPAVRVYTASQVENELEVAKKEFLQAAIGVSATKFAIPKLLDWYLPDFAKDLESLLDWICLQLPNELAKEAIKCLESGKKEPLSQFVQVMPYEFNFRYLLYT, translated from the exons ATGAATACCAGAGTCAGAACTTCGCTTCAGTCTATGAAAGCTCCTATGAAACAAGAAAAA AAGCTGGATATGCAGAGGAGAAAGCAAAATGATGCTGCAAAAGCTACCCGGAGTCAACGGACTTCCAGCGAGGAAAGAAAAATTGCTTTGCAGCAAGAT GTTGATAAGCTTAAGAAGAAGCTTAGGCACGAAGAGAATGTTCACAGAGCTTTGGAGAGGGCTTTCAACAGACCTTTGGGAGCTCTACCTCGTCTTCCCCCTTATCTCCCTGCTAAT ACATTGGAGCTTCTGGCTGAGGTGGCTGTCTTAGAAGAGGAAGTGGTTCGGCTTGAAGAACAAGTTGTGCATTTTAGACAGGACCTGTATCAGGAAGCTGTCCACATTTCATCCACAAAAAGAAGTGTAGAGAATTCAGCTGATTCATATGCCCCATACCCCTCTAAGAATCACAAATCGGAGCAAGGCAAGTTCTCAACTCAAAATGTGGTTGATTCCGCTGCCTCCCTACGGAGGCATAAACCGTCTCTTTCTG ATGATGGTCGGGGAAAAGAGGACCAACCATGTACTAATTCAACAAGGAACCAAAAGGGATCCTCAATGCATAAATCTCAAACAACTAAAACTCCAGTTAAGAGACCTATCATAAGCCATATATCAGCAGAGAAGCGGTTAAATCCTCAGAATTTACAA CTAGAACGCAGAGTAAAAGACCAAGCAAGTCTAGAAGGGGAAACTCTTGATGAAAGACTCAGACTGTCAGACAATGACAGCCCAAATAGAATTTCTGAAAATATTGTGAAGTGCTTATCAAGCATTCTCCTAAGATTGAGTTCTACGAAAAATCGAAGTAGTGCAGAAAATTTACCCTCCTTTTCAACTTTATCAGCTCGAGAAAGCAGTGAAGAAACAAATTATTGGGACCCTTATGGTATTTGTTCAGAATTTGGAAAGAGAGACATTGGTCCATACAAGAAATTATGTCAAATTGAAGCTGGGTCAATCAATCTCAACCGAACAGCAAATTCTATGTTTCTATTTAGCAGATTAAA ACTACTTCTTGGGAAACTTGCCTCTGTCAACTTAGAAAGCCATACCCATCAGGAGAAGCTTGCATTCTGGATAAACATTTACAATTCCTGCATGATGAAT GCATTCCTAGAATATGGCATACCAGAAAGTCCTGAGATGGTTGTTGCTTTAATGCAGAAG GCAACAATAAATGTGGGGGAGCACTTGCTAAATGCAATAACTATCGAACATTTCATCCTGAGATTGCCTTACCACTCAAAATAT ACATTTTCAAAGGGAGCAAAAAATGATGAGAAGACAGTGAGAAGCAGATTTGGATTAGAGTTATCTGAACCGTTGGTGACATTTGCGCTATCCTGTGGAAGCTGGTCCTCACCTGCT GTGAGAGTGTATACCGCATCTCAGGTTGAGAACGAACTGGAAGTGGCTAAAAAAGAGTTCTTACAGGCTGCAATTGGAGTTTCAGCTACAAAGTTTGCAATCCCAAAGTTGTTGGATTGGTATTTACCTGACTTTGCAAAGGACTTGGAGTCATTGCTTGATTGGATCTGCCTTCAGTTACCAAATGAACTTGCCAAAGAAGCAATTAAGTGCCTTGAGAGTGGAAAAAAAGAACCTCTTTCACAGTTTGTCCAAGTTATGCCATATGAGTTCAATTTTAGGTACCTGTTATACACATAA
- the LOC115974233 gene encoding uncharacterized protein LOC115974233: protein MEVVIPASRMDFDFNHSRPSLPHLSAPSTPRRIGEYYFSAPSSPTRMSEFYQDLNEFSRMNESYERKGNAPSMVPFDWEEKPGTPKLPKGSSGTKNEDDFAFDFSEDLEKASLSADVLFDGGKIRPLKPPPRLQLGNEVYEYTNQKSPLLSPRSPRSPISQGRKMVLGAFSPRTKKDTDPFAKAVENTRKQAGQERGRERTPAKPSSNSGRKSIRSLSPIRVAEVQWEEEEEEAAEEEKTQQSTKQSSLNSKAPISADTYSSSSSSKSSKKWSLKDFLLFRSASEGRATDKDPFRKYTAVYKRHEDTKIASFRSTDSSGSVTGSKRRGPVSAHELHYTTNKAASEDLKKKTFLPYKQGILGRLAFNPAIHALANGFGTLARS, encoded by the coding sequence ATGGAGGTGGTGATACCAGCATCAAGAATGGATTTCGACTTCAACCATTCGCGTCCTTCTTTGCCACACTTGAGCGCTCCTTCTACACCTAGACGTATTGGTGAGTACTACTTCAGTGCTCCATCAAGTCCAACACGCATGTCTGAGTTTTACCAGGACCTCAATGAGTTCTCAAGGATGAATGAAAGCtatgaaagaaaaggaaatgcgCCTTCCATGGTTCCTTTCGACTGGGAAGAAAAGCCTGGTACACCTAAGTTGCCTAAGGGGAGTAGTGGCACCAAGAATGAGGAtgattttgcttttgattttagTGAAGACTTAGAGAAGGCTTCTCTCTCAGCTGATGTGCTCTTTGATGGTGGCAAAATCCGGCCTTTGAAGCCTCCACCTCGGCTTCAACTTGGCAATGAAGTTTATGAGTACACAAACCAGAAAAGCCCACTTTTGTCTCCGAGGTCACCTAGATCACCAATATCACAAGGGAGGAAGATGGTTCTGGGTGCCTTTTCACCTAGAACAAAGAAAGATACTGACCCATTTGCGAAGGCAGTGGAAAACACACGCAAGCAAGCGGGACAAGAAAGAGGGCGAGAGAGAACTCCAGCCAAGCCATCCTCGAATTCAGGCCGCAAATCAATAAGGTCACTCTCTCCTATCAGGGTTGCTGAGGTTCaatgggaagaagaagaagaagaagcagcagaagaagaaaagacacaacaaagcaccaaacaatCCTCATTGAATTCAAAGGCACCAATTTCTGCTGATACTTATTCTTCGTCTTCCTCTTCAAAGAGTTCTAAGAAATGGAGCCTAAAAGACTTTCTGTTGTTTCGGAGTGCATCTGAAGGGCGAGCAACAGACAAAGATCCATTCAGAAAGTACACAGCTGTGTACAAGAGACATGAAGATACTAAGATAGCAAGCTTCCGGTCCACAGATAGTTCTGGTTCAGTGACCGGCTCCAAGAGAAGGGGACCAGTTTCAGCCCATGAGTTGCATTACACCACGAACAAAGCAGCATCAGAggacttg